AGGATTGTGGCAGCATGGGCAGGAGCAACTGGACCAAATCCCAGCCGATATTGGTGGTCAAGGTCTCATCTTGGAGAAGTTTATGGAGGGTGGGTAGTCGAGCGGGGGTCAGTTGGTATTCGAGGATGGTGAGATAAGTGAGATAATCGGTGGCCGGCGGCAGGGCCGCAATGAGAGGGTCTTCAGTGTCGGTCATGGTAATGATGTGATCTCTTTAGAATATGGGAATTCGATTGGAAAGAAAACTGGGGGAGATGCAGGTCAGGAGAGAGAGACAGACACGGTAGAGAGCCTCACAGCCTCGATGCGGGACGGGCCACGCGTGCACATGATATGACATCACCGATCGCCAGATTAGTATTTGTAGGAGTACTTGGTACGGGGTACTCTGAGTACACTGGAGAGGACTGGAGAGAGGCGAGCACCAGAATGAAGCATTCAATTGTCTGGAAGTTCCGGTACATATGTTGATAGCTGAGCCTGAGCAATCAATCCGGAGTATATGGAGTTATACCAGATCACATGACCAGGACTCGATGAGTATCACAACCATATCAAATACAGTCTTATGTGACCTATGGATATATCCTTATCCACAGACCTTCTATTAACCAGAAATATATTCCCAAGTGCCCCTGTATGTGGTGGTGTCCGCCGGGTGTCCTTCCGCAGTAGGGAAGAAACATGATTCAAGACTCGACCACGGTCAGCCCTGTTGATACATACTCGATTGAGCGGCGGTTGGCACATCGATATCAATCAGTAGTATGAATGTCAAACTCAGATTCAGAATGACAATAATATCATGTCACAACAGTGCGCATTGATGGGACTTGTTCTTCCAggtttgaaccggtcaaatgccgaTGTGACGGTGACTTGCCTGGTCTCCATCCGCGCAGTGCCGAActtccttttttcttgatttccccttttcctctccaacttttcctcttcctacTAGTCCTGCCTTCTGAGCGCATTCTGTATAGCTACTTTGGTCTAATTTCCTAATTTTGCTGCGTTTTCTCCGATTCAGCGGTCGtcttttgccttttttttctccttctctttcttttgtctCTGTTTTCATTGCGGTCTCGCTCCCTTGCCGTTGTCGTTCACGATCCGACAAAGCTGCACAGGTCTTTTGCTTGGGAAAGCTAGGAATCAGACTTGACCACAGCTGACTTCATTTAAAAAGTCCTCGGAGCATCTACTGCTAACCACCACTGGTCATCCTCATTCCAGCGCGACTTCCTCGCGACTTTCGTATTATCCGACCAGGGGAAACTGCGACCTTGACAGCTGGAACTAGaacagaaagagaaggacaGCCAGCAAACGAAGACAAAcaggaaagagaaggaaggaagCGAACGGAAATACCGCCTGGAGAATGGCCACCACCGAAATGCAGTCCTTCTATACCCCCTCGACCTCTACGCACATCTCCTCCCACGCGCCAGCTGCTGTCGACGAACTGATCAATAAATATTCCTCGACCATGTCGACTACCACCAACACATCTTCCACATCACAGCCCCGTCGAGGCGTGTTGGGTCGCGCCATCGATCGCGTCCATCTGGAATACTACCGGTACGAAGTGACTTTCGGGATCTACGTCCTGACGCCAGGCGAGAAATTGGCCGCCAACACCTTTGTCATGGTGTTCATgactcttcttctttgggcATTACTCCTCTACTTTCCTGCATTGCTATACAACAAGCTCAGTCGTCTCGTGTGGTTGTTGACGGGCCACAGCGGCGAGGAGATGGGGGCCGTTCTGGGCATTCTCGAGACGCGTGCCGGTGCCACATCGCCGGCGTTCTCAAGCCCGACTTCTTAACCACTGTCGGCCGGAATGCACCTGGATTCTTTTGTACGTAAACCATGAGGTCAGACCTGGTGAGCAAGGTCAACCCCACTGTCTCTAGGATGACAAACTAATACAGTGTCAGACTGTCATTCGATGCTCGAACGGAGTTTATACGGCGTTGGTTTTCGATTTTGGTGTTTTCCATGACGCTTATTAGCGACCTGATGTCGCTCACAAATATAATGAACTGAACGAGAAAGGACTTTATTTCTTTTAATTGCAGCATGGGCATGCATACGGGACTCGTGTTGTGAATGTTTTCTtcaagtttttttttttcttttttctgctCGAGGGGGTTTTTTTCTGGGTACGGACCGGACAGAGATCTTGTGTATTATGTTCTGTTGCCTTTTCTCTGTTGTCTTGTTTCGATTATTGCTTAATGCCCGCATACTACCAGCTGTACAGGGCGACTCTTCGCCGGATGGAGTATGTCAAAATCAAGTCGTTAACTGTAATATTTAATGGCATGGCGATCCAGAAAGACTGACTTATCCGTTTCGTATATGAGTAGCATCCTGTAAACTTCACATCCATGCGTCGGTGATGTTGCTCTTTTCGACCTGTTCCGTATGCGAACTAGAGGGACAGCGACACTGTCTCCCGGTGAAACATCGTAAAGTACGGTGTGGAGAGCAGCGGTTAAGACAGGTAGATTGCTGCCCAGTGGATGCCATCGTGGCTGTTCTCTGCCCTATGTTTTTTGCATTCTCCAAAACGCGCAAGAGCCGCGCGCGCAGCGCCAAAAATAAACCGACCATCAGTCAGCAACATTAACTGAGGCCAACCACgttgtttttctttgttgttGTATGACTTGTGTTTATGTACTTATATTCACCATCACATTTtctgctttttctcctttgGTTGAGCATCAGATATTTTCGTTCTTTCCCCTCGGTTCGGGCGGTGTTCCTGAACGATCCTTGGTCGGCCCAAATTCTAGGAGACCTTCACTAGTTtcatcttctctctcctGCGACCGAACGTGGGCCATTATTGCCTGCATCCATTAACAACAAGTACTTTTGCTATCGAGATACACTCTTCATTTACTGTCGAACCTATCCTGAGGAAACAACACAACGTCTAGTCCTTCTCCGGCTCGCCATCCTCTCCCCATCGACCGACGGAGCAAACAGACacagcaaaaaaaaaaaaaaaagttacCCCTGTCGCTTCGGACTGCCTAACACAATGGCAGTCAACGACTACTACAGCTCGAATTACTACGGGAATCCTCCCAGATACGATGATTTAGCCGCAGACCACGACTCCTTCAGACGAAACGCAGCAACCCCGGCCTCGCATGCCTCGCATGTGTCCCCTTTCGAGACCTCCGACAGCGACCTCCGGCATCCCGAGCATAGTCACCAGACACTGGCTTCAGATCCCAGCGCATatcctgctgctgcacgAACAAATGAACACGATTACTATTCTGAGAATATCCCGCTGAATGAACACGAACAAGGTCATTATGCAAATGGCCCACCGCCGGAATGGATGCGACAACCCACCCATTACCCCCCATCGCCTGAGATGATGGAAGTACCAATCGATCCGGAGagggggaggaagaagaaggggtTCTTCAAGAAGAAGCTGCCATGGGTGACGTATCTCCTAACAATAATTCAGATTGTGGTGTTTATCGTGGAGTTGGTTAAGAATGGTATGTGCGACTGGAATCAAAGCATCAGTGTACTGAACTAATCGGCGATGTATAGCCCAATTCACAGGATCGCCCATCGAAACCAAACCCTCATTTAACCCGATGATCGGTCCCTCGCCGTATGTCCAGATCTATATGGGAGCGCGGTACGCACCATGCATGAAGAATATCGACGGTGTGCAGAATTCCGACACAACCATCGCCTGGAATTGCCCCAACAGCACAGTCGCCGATTCGATGGATTCCAGCAACCAGTGCTCATTGTCTCAAATGTGCGGCTTTAACGGAGTCCCCAATCCCGTTCCCGGAGGGTCTCTCGATGATAAGCCAGAACCCGACCAATGGTACCGATTTATTATTCCAATCTTTCTGCATGGAGGATTCATCCACATTGGTTTCAACATGATTGTACAATTGACGATGGGAGTGGACATGGAGCGAACCATCGGTTGGTGGCGGTATGGTCTGGTCTACCTTGCTAGTGGTATCTTTGGTTTCGTACTGGGTGGAAACTACGCGGGTCAAGCCAACGTTTCGACTGGTTGCTCTGGTGCTCTCTTCGGTATTCTGGCCCTGTTCATCTTGGATCTGTTGTACAACTGGAAAGACCGCCCATCGCCATTCGTCGAACTGGTCATCATGATCCTGGGTGTGGGTATCTCTTTCGTCCTGGGACTGCTTCCCGGATTGGATAACTTCTCCCACATTGGTGGTTTCATCATGGGTCTTGCTCTTGGACTTTGCGTCATGAGATCACCTAATGCCCTCCGCGAACGTATAGGTCTGGCCCGCAACCCGTACGTCGCCATGAGCGGTGGTGCCGGAGCTGGTCCGGATGACAACAAGGCCACCACCCCTGGTCCTAGCTTTGTTGATTACCTCAAGGGTCGGCGAGGGTTGAATGACCAGCACTCATCGATGAATCCGATCAACTTCTTCAAGGGCCGCAAGCCACTATGGTGGGCGTGGTGGTTGGTGCGAGCTGGTGCTCTGGTTGCGGTGCTGATTGGATTCATCTTGTTGATTGTCAACTTTTACAAATACCCCAAGTCGAATTGCGACTGGTGCTACCGGTTGAGTTGTCTGGTGAGTGCCTCTTACATACTGGTATGGCTTGAACTGCTACTGACTTGTATTTTCTATAGCCGGTTAAGAACTGGTGTGAACAGGACCAGTTGAATTTCAAGACAACTACGACGAGCAATTAAACAAAATTTTCTACTTTTTATATCTTTTGAATTTTGCAATCTGTCGATTTGGATAGTTTCATCATGAAATCTTTGCACATTTTGATGCTACGAGTCGAGATAGGGCATTTTGGCGGCGTTGGATGAGATATCAGTGGTGGAATTTTTTTTGAGATATCCCATTGTTGTCTTTTATCTATTTACTATATTTTGTCTATTTTCCATATCTACAGTCCTATTTCTTGCCAGAAGAGTACTGTAGTTCTATAGAAGGCTTAGTAAGCAGTGGCTGTGCCATGCTATTTCTGTACCATTTTACCGTATTTTACACGTTGCAGCGATGATCACTAGGCGGTGCACGTAATGACGGTACAGGCTCCGCCTGCACAGCCCTATCGACATGCGATGCTCACTCCGGCTTCATCTTTGCCAATCCTCTTCGTTTCGCCGCTGCCTCATTTGCAGTTGTTTTTATCGACTTGGGCTATTACGCGGCTTCAATAACGGCTTCCTTCACAACTCGACTCAACCAGCCGCCTCCGAAATCCACGCTACAATCCAACCGCTCTCCTCCGTTGCCCAACACGCCTTCGCCGGAAATGCAACTCTCCCCCGTCGCGATGCCCACGATCCACGTTTAATTGAATCTAACTAGTCATTTGTCTCTCATCCAAGAACAATTCGataattttttttcctgCTCATCCACGATGGCGACATTAGCCGGGTCTCCGCCATCGTCCCCTTCGTTGCCCAAACGCCGTCCTAAAGCCTGGGCGCTGCGATGTGAACGGTACTGCTGTGCGGCGCTGTCATCGTTCCCATTGGCGTTTGTGTATAGCTTGACAACATGGGCGGTTTATGTCGAGGCAAGTATTGGGTTTAGGCCGTCGTCGAATCGGTGGATTGGTgagtttcgttcgttcgatAATTGGCAGGGTGATGGGGTATGCTAATGCGGCCGTTGGGCATAGGCGCGCCGACTTCGCTTCTCGGGATCCTCCTCTACATCTGCCTTAACGCATCGTATTCAGTTGCCGTTTTCA
The sequence above is a segment of the Aspergillus chevalieri M1 DNA, chromosome 6, nearly complete sequence genome. Coding sequences within it:
- a CDS encoding serine palmitoyltransferase small subunit family protein (COG:S;~EggNog:ENOG410PXTY;~InterPro:IPR024512;~PFAM:PF11779;~TransMembrane:1 (o83-104i)), with amino-acid sequence MATTEMQSFYTPSTSTHISSHAPAAVDELINKYSSTMSTTTNTSSTSQPRRGVLGRAIDRVHLEYYRYEVTFGIYVLTPGEKLAANTFVMVFMTLLLWALLLYFPALLYNKLSRLVWLLTGHSGEEMGAVLGILETRAGATSPAFSSPTS
- a CDS encoding rhomboid family membrane protein (COG:T;~EggNog:ENOG410PH15;~InterPro:IPR022764,IPR035952,IPR002610;~MEROPS:MER0015659;~PFAM:PF01694;~TransMembrane:7 (i137-157o256-280i292-313o319-342i349-368o374-391i465-487o);~go_component: GO:0016021 - integral component of membrane [Evidence IEA];~go_function: GO:0004252 - serine-type endopeptidase activity [Evidence IEA];~go_process: GO:0006508 - proteolysis [Evidence IEA]) is translated as MAVNDYYSSNYYGNPPRYDDLAADHDSFRRNAATPASHASHVSPFETSDSDLRHPEHSHQTLASDPSAYPAAARTNEHDYYSENIPLNEHEQGHYANGPPPEWMRQPTHYPPSPEMMEVPIDPERGRKKKGFFKKKLPWVTYLLTIIQIVVFIVELVKNAQFTGSPIETKPSFNPMIGPSPYVQIYMGARYAPCMKNIDGVQNSDTTIAWNCPNSTVADSMDSSNQCSLSQMCGFNGVPNPVPGGSLDDKPEPDQWYRFIIPIFLHGGFIHIGFNMIVQLTMGVDMERTIGWWRYGLVYLASGIFGFVLGGNYAGQANVSTGCSGALFGILALFILDLLYNWKDRPSPFVELVIMILGVGISFVLGLLPGLDNFSHIGGFIMGLALGLCVMRSPNALRERIGLARNPYVAMSGGAGAGPDDNKATTPGPSFVDYLKGRRGLNDQHSSMNPINFFKGRKPLWWAWWLVRAGALVAVLIGFILLIVNFYKYPKSNCDWCYRLSCLPVKNWCEQDQLNFKTTTTSN